A section of the Phacochoerus africanus isolate WHEZ1 chromosome 4, ROS_Pafr_v1, whole genome shotgun sequence genome encodes:
- the LOC125124169 gene encoding olfactory receptor 2L2-like has product MENYNQTSIYFILLGLFPSSRIGMFLFIIIVLIFLIALFGNFSMILLIFLDNNLHTPMYFLLSQLSLMDLTYISTIVPKMAYNFLFDDKSISFIGCGIQSFFFLTLAGAEGLLLAAMAYDRFVAICFPLHYHIRVSKRICVLMILGSWIMGSINSFAHTAYALNIPYCQSRAINHFFCDVPAMLTLACIDTWVYESTVFVSTTIFLLVPFTCIAFSYGRILLVVHHMNSTEGKKAYSTCSTHLTVITLYSAPFAYTYLRPKFLRTPTEDKVLAMLYTIFTPMLNPIIYSLRNKEVMGALRRVIQRICSVKM; this is encoded by the coding sequence ATGGAAAATTATAATCAAACATCAATTTACTTCATCTTATTGGGATTATTCCCCTCTTCAAGAATTggcatgtttctttttattattattgttctcattttcttaataGCTCTATTTGGCAACTTCTCCATGATCCTACTCATTTTTCTGGACAACAatctccacacacccatgtattttCTACTCAGTCAGCTCTCCCTCATGGACCTGACCTATATCTCCACCATTGTCCCCAAAATGGCCTACAATTTTCTGTTTGATGACAAGTCTATATCTTTCATTGGATGTGGAATTCAGAGCTTCTTCTTCTTGACTTTAGCAGGTGCAGAAGGATTGCTCTTGGCTGCTATGGCTTATGATCGTTTTGTAGCGATTTGCTTTCCTCTTCACTATCATATTCGTGTTagcaaaagaatatgtgtgttgATGATACTTGGATCTTGGATAATGGGCTCTATCAACTCCTTTGCCCACACTGCATATGCCCTCAATATCCCTTATTGTCAATCCAGAGCCAtcaatcatttcttctgtgatgtTCCAGCCATGTTAACTCTGGCCTGCATAGATACCTGGGTCTATGAGTCCACAGTGTTTGTCAGCACCACTATCTTCCTTTTAGTGCCTTTTACTTGTATTGCATTTTCCTATGGTCGTATTCTCCTTGTTGTCCATCACATGAACTCAACAGAAGGGAAGAAGGCCTATTCAACATGCAGCACCCACCTCACCGTGATTACTTTATACTCTGCACCATTTGCTTATACTTATCTACGCCCCAAATTTCTACGTACTCCAACAGAGGACAAGGTTCTGGCTATGCTATACACTATTTTCACCCCAATGCTCAATCCTATTATCTATAGCCTGAGAAACAAGGAGGTGATGGGGGCTCTGAGAAGAGTAATTCAGAGAATCTGCTCTGTGAAAATGTAG